One window from the genome of Osmerus eperlanus chromosome 1, fOsmEpe2.1, whole genome shotgun sequence encodes:
- the mcm2 gene encoding DNA replication licensing factor MCM2: MADSSESFHMATSPTRGSRRGDMTSSPGRDLPPFEDESEGILGDTLPDEEDGDGEELIGDGMERDYRNIPELDQYEQEGLDLDEDLSELSPGARAAAEEAMRRRDREQGGRLRRGLLYDSEDEDDERPAARRRRFAERAAEGKGEGLEDEEMIESIENLEDMKGHSVREWVSMAAPRLEIYHRFKNFLRTYVDENGHNVFKEKISDMCKENKESLVVNYEDLAAREHVLAYFLPEAPTEMLKIFDEAAKEVVLAMYPKYDRIAHEIHVRICNLPLVEELRSLRQLHLNQLIRTSGVVTSGTGVLPQLGMVKYNCNKCNFVLGPFFQSQNQEVKPGSCPECQSFGPFEINMEQTVYQNYQRITIQESPGKVAAGRLPRSKDAILLADLVDCCRPGDEIELTGIYTNNYDGSLNMANGFPVFATVIMANHITRKDDGGAVAELTDEDIKAIVTLSKDERIGERIFASIGPSIYGHEDIKRGLALALFGGEPKNPGGKHKVRGDINVLLCGDPGTAKSQFLKYVEKVASRSVFTTGQGASAVGLTAYVQRHPVSREWTLEAGALVLADRGVCLIDEFDKMNDQDRTSIHEAMEQQSISISKAGIVTSLQARCTIIAASNPIGGRYDPSLTFSENVDLTEPIVSRFDILCVVRDTVDPVQDEMLARFVVSSHIKHHPGNREGGMAGLEEVVLPNTSDAPPIPQDLLKKYIMYSKERVRPKLNQMDQDKVARIYSDLRKESMATGSIPITVRHIESMIRMAEAHARMHLRDYVLEDDVNMAIRVMLESFIDTQKFSVMRSMRKTFARYLAFRRDNNELLLFILKQLVAEQVTYQRNRYGAQQDTIEIPEKDLVDKARQINIHTLSAFYDSEVFQTNKFSLDSKKKLIVQQF; encoded by the exons ATGGCG GATTCATCGGAGTCGTTCCACATGGCTACCAGCCCGACCCGCGGCTCCCGGCGAGGAGACATGACGTCCAGCCCGGGCAGAGATCTGCCGCCCTTCGAGGACGAGTCGGAGGGTATCCTGGGTGACACCCTGCCGGATGAGGAGGACGGAGACGGAGAGGAGCTGATCGGAGACgggatggagag ggactACCGGAACATCCCGGAGCTGGACCAGTACGAGCAGGAGGGGCTAGACCTCGACGAGGACCTATCAGAGCTCTCCCCCGGAGCACGAGCGGCGGCCGAGGAGGCTATGAGGAGGCGTGACCGCGAGCAGGGAGGCCGTCTGAGGAGGGGTCTGCTGTACG ACAGCGAGGATGAGGATGACGAGCGCCCGGCGGCCAGGCGGCGCCGCTTCGCCGAGCGGGCGGCGGAGGGGAAGGGCGAGGgcctggaggacgaggagatgaTCGAGAGCATCGAGAACCTGGAGGACATGAAGGGCCACTCCGTCAGGGAGTGGGTCTCCATGGCAGCGCCCCGCCTGGAAATCTACCACCGCTTCAAGAACTTCCTGCGCACGTACGTGGACGAGAACGGCCACAACGTCTTCAAGGAGAAGATCAGCGATATgtgcaaag AGAACAAGGAGAGTCTGGTGGTGAACTACGAGGACCTGGCCGCCAGAGAGCACGTCCTGGCCTACTTCCTGCCCGAGGCGCCCACCGAGATGCTGAAGATCTTCGACGAGGCGGCCAAGGAGGTGGTGCTCGCCATGTACCCCAAATACGACCGCATCGCCCACGAGATCCACGTCCGCATCTGCAACCTGCCCCTGGTGGAGGAGCTGCGCtcgctcag gCAGCTCCACCTGAACCAGCTGATCAGGACCAGCGGGGTGGTGACCAGCGGCACGGGGGTCCTCCCCCAGCTGGGCATGGTCAAGTACAACTGTAACAAGTGTAACTTTGTCCTGGGGCCCTTCTTCCAGTCCCAGAACCAGGAGGTGAAGCCAGGCTCCTGCCCTGAGTGCCAGTCGTTCGGGCCGTTCGAGATCAACATGGagcag ACGGTGTACCAGAACTACCAGCGAATCACCATCCAGGAGAGCCCCGGCAAAGTGGCGGCTGGCCGGCTCCCACGCTCCAAAGATGCCATCCTATTGGCCGACCTGGTTGACTGTTGCAGACCTGGCGATGAGATT GAGCTGACAGGCATCTACACCAACAACTATGACGGTTCTCTGAACATGGCCAACGGTTTTCCCGTGTTCGCCACCGTCATCATGGCCAATCACATCACGCGCAAGGACGACGGGGGGGCGGTGGCCGAGCTGACAGACGAGGACATCAAGGCCATCGTGACCCTCAGCAAGGACGAGCGCataggggagagg atCTTTGCCAGCATTGGTCCCTCCATCTACGGCCACGAGGACATCAAGAGGGGTCTGGCGTTGGCTCTGTTTGGAGGAGAACCCAAGAACCCAG gtgggaAGCACAAGGTGCGTGGGGACATCAACGTGCTGCTGTGCGGCGACCCCGGCACGGCCAAGTCCCAGTTCCTGAAGTACGTGGAGAAGGTGGCGAGCCGCTCGGTGTTCACCACGGGACAGGGGGCCTCGGCCGTGGGCCTGACAGCCTACGTCCAAAGACACCCGGTCAGCCGGGAGTGGACCCTGGAGGCCGGGGCGCTGGTGCTGGCCGACCGGGGAGTCTGCCTCATCGACGAGTTCGAcaag atgaACGACCAGGACAGGACCAGCATCCACGAGGCCATGGAGCAGCAGAGCATCTCCATCTCCAAGGCCGGCATCGTCACCTCCCTGCAGGCTCGCTGCACCATCATCGCCGCCTCCAACCCCATAG gtggtcGGTACGACCCGTCTCTGACCTTCTCTGAGAACGTGGACCTGACCGAGCCCATCGTGTCTCGTTTTGACATCCTGTGCGTTGTCAGGGATACCGTGGACCCGGTGCAG GATGAGATGCTGGCTCGCTTCGTGGTGAGCAGCCACATCAAGCACCACCCCGgcaacagggaggggggcatggcggggctggaggaggtggtgctGCCCAACACGTCTGACGCGCCGCCAATCCCCCAGGACCTGCTCAAGAAGTACATCATGTACTCCAAGGAGCGCGTGCGGCCCAAACTCAACCAGATGGACCAGGACAAGGTGGCGCGCATATACTCCGACCTCCGCAAGGAGTCCATG gcGACGGGCAGCATCCCCATCACGGTGCGCCACATCGAGTCGATGATCCGCATGGCGGAGGCCCACGCCAGGATGCACCTGCGGGACTACGTGCTGGAGGACGACGTCAACATGGCCATCAGGGTGATGCTGGAGAGCTTCATAGACACGCAGAAGTTCAGCGTCATGAGAAGCATGAGaaag acgtTCGCCCGCTACCTGGCATTCCGCCGTGACAACAACGAGCTGCTGCTCTTCATCCTGAAGCAGCTGGTGGCCGAGCAGGTGACCTATCAGAGGAACCGCTACGGCGCCCAGCAAGACACCATCGAGATCCCCGAGAAAGACCTGGTGGACAAg gccagACAGATCAACATCCACACCCTGTCGGCCTTCTACGACAGCGAGGTCTTTCAAACCAACAAGTTCTCTCTGGACTCCAAGAAGAAACTCATCGTCCAGCAGTTCTAA
- the ccdc51 gene encoding mitochondrial potassium channel produces the protein MRLRGPVRPWIHGPGLYHVHGPTRVCGVRRTYCTQPPPAPRDHGGKAAVVRERTMAVLQNLTSLGKEWGQKTITTASATTNYWWGRYEDFVGLNEVKQAQTQVTEAEKEFMVARGMVREAHGSLDTLLVRLKEVRDRLDRVSREEAHYLELATMEHKLLQEERRLRTAYENAESMEREKFGLFSAGVRESHEKERTRAERTKNWSVIGSVLGALIGVMGSTYVNRVRLQELKSLLLEAQKGPVSLQEALRVQAGMHRSQQGELRGLIDSLRTTLSQDRQRDAQNVDTKHTSAPAPAPVPAPAPVPVPAPASPASPSASELALKALVQGSQRSQTLLEQLGARLGELQQGVCRVGAEVEGVRTLVDSLPPVVVVEKPVIQPHDSQLLVCDTESVIQGLGVVEKRLEAQISRTSLYNTVLTCTAFALTVPVLYVIFRGS, from the exons ATGAGGTTAAGGGGCCCGGTTCGCCCCTGGATCCACGGTCCGGGCCTCTACCATGTCCACGGCCCCACAAGGGTCTGTGGGGTCCGGAGAACCTACTGCACCCAGCCCCCCCCGGCTCCACGGGACCATGGGGGCAAGGCTGCGGTGGTGCGTGAACGGACCATGGCTGTGCTCCAGAACCTAACAAGCCTGGGGAAGGAGTGGGGCCAGAAGACCATCACCACGGCCTCCGCCACCACCAACTACTGGTGGGGGCGCTACGAGGACTTTGTTGGCCTGAATGAAGTCAAACAGGCTCAGACTCAGGTCACGGAG gcggAGAAGGAGTTCATGGTGGCCAGGGGGATGGTGAGGGAGGCCCATGGCAGCCTGGACACTCTGCTGGTCAGgctgaaggaggtgagggacAGGCTGGACAGAGTCTCCAGGGAGGAGGCCCACTATCTGGAGCTAGCCACCATGGAACACAAGCTGCTGCAG GAGGAGCGTCGACTGCGAACGGCGTACGAGAACGCAGAGAGCATGGAGCGGGAGAAGTTTGGCCTCTTCTCCGCCGGCGTGCGCGAGAGCCACGAGAAGGAGCGGACGCGCGCCGAGCGCACCAAGAACTGGTCTGTGATTGGCTCGGTCCTGGGGGCTCTGATAGGCGTGATGGGGTCGACGTACGTGAACCGGGTCCGCCTGCAGGAGCTGAAGAGTTTGCTGCTGGAGGCCCAGAAGGGGCCGGTCAGCCTCCAGGAGGCCCTCAGGGTGCAGGCTGGGATGCACCGCAGCCAGCAGGGCGAGCTGAGAGGCCTGATCGACAGCCTGAGGACCACGCTGAGCCAGGACAGGCAGAGGGACGCCCAGAACGTAGACACCAAGCACACCTCggcccctgctccagccccggtaccagcaccagcaccagtaCCAgtaccagccccagcctcaccagccTCCCCCAGTGCCTCAGAGCTGGCCCTCAAGGCACTGGTCCAGGGCAGCCAGAGGAGCCAGACTCTGCTGGAGCAGCTAGGAGCTCGGCTGGGGGAGCTCCAGCAGGGCGTCTGCAGGGTGGgggcagaggtggagggggtcagGACTCTAGTGGACAGCCTCCcccctgtggtggtggtggagaagcCGGTCATCCAGCCCCACGACTCCCAGCTGCTGGTCTGCGACACGGAGAGTGTCATCCAGGGCCTGGGTGTGGTGGAGAAAAGGCTGGAGGCCCAGATCAGCAGGACCTCGCTGTATAACACTGTCCTCACATGCACAGCGTTCGCCCTTACGGTCCCTGTACTGTATGTGATCTTTAGAGGTAGTTAA